A window of Pullulanibacillus sp. KACC 23026 genomic DNA:
TCTATTAAGAACTTTGCGGACAAAGTTAAAACATGGCTTAAGCCTTTAAAACCATATTGGGATGACATCGTTACATCAGTTGAAAATTTAGGTAAAGCCATCGCAGATCTGTGGAATAGCCCCAATTTCCAAAAGTTTTTAGGATGGCTAGCACAAGCAATTAGACCTGTAATAATTAATTTCCTAAAGAGGATAGCTGATGGTATCAATATACTTACAGATGCCATTAAAATCATAACGGATATAATTAATGGGAATTGGCATAAAGCCTGGGAAGATACCTTAGATTTGTTAAATAACTTTGTAGGATTTGTCACTGGAATCAAAGCAGATGAATGGGGCAAAATTTTTCAAAATGCCTGGGGTGATATAAAAACCTGGTTTAAAAATAATGTGTCCGATCCTGTTGGAAATTTCATAAATAATACCAAAACAAATGTAAAGAATTTAGGTAATAACATTTGGAGTGGCATTACTAATGGTTGGGGAGATATTACCGGTTGGTTCAAAAAAAATGTCGTATCCCCTATAAGCAACTCCTTTAACAGTTTAAGATCAATTGGTTCTGATATCTGGCATTGGTTGACAAGTGGACTTAGCAATTCATACTCGTGGTATAAAAATAATATTGTAACTCCACTAGGTACAGCTTTTAATAGCGGGAAAAGCAGCATTGAAGATAAAGCAAGCAATGTGTGGTCAGGAATAAAAAAGAAATTCGCTAATTCTTACAGTTGGTGGAAAAACAATGTTGTCCAATCATTGCATGATGTACTAGACAATTCGAAAGACTCCATTGCTGGAAGAGCAGGTGACATTTGGAGCAGTATCAAGAAAAAGTTTAGTAATTCATACTCGTGGTATAAAAATAATGTAGCCCAGCCATTAGGTACATCATTGTCTAATTGGAAGAATTCCATTGCTTCTAAAGCAGGTGATATTTGGTCAGCTATTAAGGGTAAATTTGGAGGAGCGTACAGTTGGTTTAAGAATAATGTTGCGAATCCTATTGGTTCAGCCTTAGGAAAGATTAGCAGTGGCCTAAAAGGTGGAATTGAAAGTGGATTTAAAGCAATTTTTGATAAAGCTGCCGATTTTTTAAATAGAATCATTAATGCTTTTAATAAAGTCAAATCTAAAATCCCTTTTGGCTTAGGTAATGCTATACCAAACGTACCAACCATCCCACACTTAGCAAAAGGTGGTATCACAAACGGACCAATGTTGGCCATGATTGGTGATAACCCTGGTGGGCAAGAGGTTGTTTCTCCACTGGACAAGCTTCAAGGCATGATTGTATCTGCAGTAAGTACGGCCATGCAATTTAACAATTCGCAAGGAAGTAATGCTGGGGGAGATATAAAAATGACTATAGATGGTAAAACATTTGCGCGTATTATCAAGCCTTATTTGGATCAAGAAGCAAAACGAGTTGGTACCAATATAAGACTAAAATCCGTGTAGGAGGTGGGGTAATTGGCGTTAATAACAGTAGGTGGTGTTGAATTAACTACCCCATCCGACTTGCAACCAGGCATTCAAGATATTTCAAAAGCTGAGCGTAATGCTAGAGGGACCATGATCATTGAGCGTATTGCTACAAAAAAGACACTTGATTTATCGTATTCATATCTGAATGCAAGTGATTTGAGTGCTGTACTTACGGCTGTTAGTCCAGTGTTTTTTAACGTAACTTATTTAGATCCAGTTACAAATAGTTTTGTCACTTCATCGTTTTATTGTGGAGACAGAACAATGGGTATGATCAGCTATGTTAATGGGGTGCCGCGCTATAAAGACGTTAAGTTTACTCTTATAGAAAGATAGGTGCATAGATTTGATTAATGTGAGCAACGATTATAAAACCAACGTTTATGCACCTATCAGAGAATTTGTAGCTAAGATTACCTTCATGCTGAATGGAGAATCCACAGAGTATGATGACGAATG
This region includes:
- a CDS encoding DUF6711 family protein — its product is MALITVGGVELTTPSDLQPGIQDISKAERNARGTMIIERIATKKTLDLSYSYLNASDLSAVLTAVSPVFFNVTYLDPVTNSFVTSSFYCGDRTMGMISYVNGVPRYKDVKFTLIER